The nucleotide window GGCGGGGCCTAACTCAGTTCTCGGAGTCGTCGTCCGCGTCGCTCTCATCCGCGTCGCTCTCGTCCTCGTGAGCGTCGTCTTCACCGGCCGGGTCGTCTCCGCCGTCGACGGAGATCTGGACCGGTTCGGCGTCGCCGTCGGGCGACTCGCCGCCGAGTCGCCGGTCGAGGTTGAAGACGGCGTTCAGCTCCGCCTGAACGTCGCCGACGACGCCGCGGACGAGGTCGCTCGGCGCGATGGCCTCGTACTCATAGGGGTTGTTGCCCGCGCCCTCGGCCTTCCGCTTGCCGCGCTCGACGGTGGCCTCGTCGTGGAGTTCGGCGAGGGCCTCGCGGACGGTGCTGGGGTACAGCCCCGTCCCGTCGGCGACCTCGTCGCTCGTACTCTTCGGGTTGTCCCGGAGGTAGACGTAGATACGCGCCCGGGTCTCCGTGTCGAGGACCCACGCGAGCAGGTCTACGACGTTGTCGTCGAACCCCTTCACCGCTCTGTCGGCCCCTTCGCCGAGCCGCTCTTTGGTCTTCCGAAGCTCCTCGCGGGTCCGTTCCGTCGGCGACTCCTCGGCGTCGGCTTCCGGATCGGCGGGCGAATCGTCCGTGGTCATGGCAGAAACTGGGGCCACGCGGCCAAAAGGGTTTCTCGTCGCTTTCGTTCCGACGAAACTCGGAGCGGGAGGTCGACCGCGAGCGGGGTCAGCCTTCGACCAAGAGGTCCGCACACAGCGCGTCGACGCCCGACGCCTCGCGGATCCGGCGCTGGCGCGCGGCACCGCTCTCCGACTCGGACACCTCGCGGATCCCGTCGATTCCGAGCCGGTCGCACTCCGCGTCGACGATCTCGCCGAGCGGGGTCGTCCCCTCGCCGTCGCGGTCGACGAACGCGGCGTCGTGGCCGCGGCGGATCGCGCGCCACTTGTTCTCGTCGAGGAGCTCGCGGCGCAGCGCCGGCGGCGACTCGCCGTCCTCGTAGCGCTCGGCGTAGTCGACGACCAAGGCGTGAACGTACTCGGCTAAGGCGAGCGTGACCTCGGGGTCGCGCTGGGCGTCGGGCGCGCGCACCTCCACGGTGCCGTGGCCGGTGTGCGGGCGCACGTCGAACCACAGCTCGCCGCGGTCCGCGATGGACTTCGTCTCGACCATCCGACGCTCGTACCGCTGGAACGCGTTGAAGTCGTCGAACGCAGACGGAATTCCGGTGTTCGGGAGGTTCTCGAACACCTTCGCGCGGGCCGAGGCCAGTCCGGTGTCGAACCCGTTCCAGAACGGGGAGTTCGCCGACAGCGCGAGCAGGACGGGACAGTGCCATCGGAGCCGGTTCGCGACCCACACGGCCTTGTCCGCGTCGTCGACGCCGACGTGGACGTGGAGTCCGGCGGTCGTGTTCCGGTGTTGCGGGTACTGGATACGGTCCAGCTGGGCCTGATACCGCGGCTTCCGAACGTGGTCGAGCTCGCGCCACTTCGCGACCGGGTGGAGGCCGGCGGCCGCGATCTGATACCCGTCGGCCGCGGCGTGGTCGACGAGCGCCTCGCGGACCGTCGCGAGCGCCTCCCCGGCGTTCGCCGGGTCCTCGATGGTCTCCGTCTGCGCCTCGATGGTACACTCGAACAGCTCGTGGTCGAACCCCTCCGGCACGGCCGCGGGCGGGTCGCGGCCGTAGACGAGGTCGTCGGTCCCGGAGGTCGGGCGGCCCTCGGCGTCGACGATGTAGAACTCCTCCTCGATGCCGAGCGTCCCCATCCGGGAGAACGCCTCTCGCGAGCCCAGTTCCATTACCGCCCCGTACCGGTCGCGCGCTCTTATAAGGAATGGAAGGCGGAAGCGTGGTCGGCGCAAACTGAACTTCCGGCGGTGGCGCGCGCCTCCGAGGCCGCATCGCGGCCGAGGAGCGTCGCGCGAGGGAGTCGGCGGCGACCAGCGGGAGCCGCCGACGAGGCTGGGGAGGTGTGAGGTGCGGTCGCTGTGCGGGGCGGGACTCGAAGGGGCAGCCGCGAGGACGAAGGCGCGCGACGCAAGCACCGCAGGAACGAGCGAAGCGAGTGACGAGGAGCGCAGCGAGCGCACCGAGTCCTCGCGGCTGGGGCTTCGGCGGTGTCAGTCGTGACGAGGGTGACTGCGTCTCCCCACAAAGCGTTTGTTACGTCGAACGCGATTCCTCGATATGAATCGACGGCGATTCACCGCCGCCCTCCTCGCCGCCGGAACGGTCGCCCTGACCGGCTGTGCTGGCGACGACGAATGGAACCCAGAGATCGACGGCGACACGCCCGCCCTCTCGCCCGGCGAGGGAGCGACCGTCACCGTCTCCGCGACTGACATCGGCGGCTTCACCTTTCAACCGCCGCCGGACGGGATCACTATCGGGTGGACCCCCTCGGAGCGGAGCGTCTCCCCGCCGCCGGACTCAGGAGAGGACTCCGCCCCGCCCCGGTGGTTCTGGTCGCGACGCACCGACGTGACCGTCGAGGTACCGATCGGCGTCGCGGAGGCCGCGGCCCCCGGCGAGTACCAGTACGGAGTCACGGTTCTCCCGGACGACGACTCCGAACGAGAGGTTCGCGACGCGTTCGAGATCACGGTTTCCGACGACTGACGCGGCGTCTGCGTTCGGTCTCAGAAAGCGACTCACCGAAAACCGCAAATCGATCGCAAAACGAGTCGGCGGCGCGCGACGACGCCCCGGATTCCCTTACACCCGATTCCACGCCCTCGCTCAGCCGAGGACGTAGCGGAGCTTCGGGAACTTCTCGACGAGCGCCTGCCCGCCGACCTCGACGTTCTCGATGTAGGCGTCGAGCCCGAGCACGCGGCCCGCGCCGAACGCCGCGACCGTGAGGAACACGACCGCGTAGACGAGCGTCGAGCCGAACAGCGAGAGGAACTCACCGCTCCAGCCGCCGAGGTAGAACAACATCATCTGTATCGCGCCGCCGAACGCGGCCAGGCGGACGAACGCACCCGTGATGAGCGCGGCACCGATGAGCAGCTGCGTGACCGGCACGAACACGTTGACGAACTCCATCAGCGCGGCGTTCGACGCCATGGCGGCGTAGATCCCGCTGACCGGGCTCGCGGGGTCGACGTTCGCGAGGTAGCCCGCGGCGTCGAACGGCCACTCCGAGACCTTGCCGAGACCGGCAAACAGGATCATCCCGCCGATGGTCGCCCGGAGCAGGACGATGAACAGCGCCGACAGCGAGTGCGCCTTCCCCAGCAGCGTGATACCGCCGATCTCTCCGCCGAACTCGTTCGTGTTTTTGGTGGACATAGTGTCTCTCCTCACTTGCGAATACGGCGGACGGACGTATAAACCGGAAAGCGAGTTCCCCTTCGACGAGACGGATTTGTCCGGTTCCCATCATCCGCGGGATCTTTAAGTACTATCGCCGAACACCATCGGCTTCGGACGCCCCTCGCGCCGAACTCTCCCGTCGTCTCGCCCCGCCTACCACGCCTCGCCGCTCGCCAAGTCCACGTCGCCGTCGCCCTTCTCCGAGGGGCAGACGTCGGCGAGCGCGCAGTCCGCGCAGTCGGGGTTGATCGCGGTACACGTCGCGCGTCCGTGGTCGATCATGAGGTGCGTGAACTGCTGCCAGTCTCTTTCGGGGACGATGTCCAACAGGTCCTGTTCGATCGCCTCCGGCCGCTCTGCCTCCGTAATTCCGAGCCGCCGCGTGATCCGCTGGACGTGCGTGTCGACGACGATGCCCTCGACGACGTCGTGGCCGTGCTGGAGGACGACGTTCGCCGTCTTGCGCCCGACGCCCATCAGGTCGGTCAGCTCCGACATGGTGTCCGGCACCTCGCCGTCGTGCTTCTCCGCGATGTCCGCGCACGCCGAGCGGATGTACTTCGCCTTGTTGTTGTAGTAGGTGATCGAGTTGATCGCCTCCGCGAGCTCCTCCTGCGATGCGTTCGCGTACTCTTCGGGCGTCTCGTACGTCTCGAATAAGTCGGCGCACACCTTGTTCACGCGCTCGTCGGTACACTGCGCCGAGAGGATCACCGCGATGAGCAGCTCCAGCCGGTTCGAGTAGTTGAGCGAGATGGTCGAGTCGGGGTACTCCTCGTAGAGCCGGTCGACGACCTCGGCGACCTGCTCCTCGCGCGGATCGAGTGGCGTTCCCATACGACGTTCTCCGTCCGGGCGACATTGAACGATCCGACTGGCAGTCCGGGCGACCGGGCGGAGGCGCGCCACCGACCGAGAGTAAGCTCCACCGACCGAGTAGTAAGACAGTTACCACGCGGCCCGCTGGAGGGCGTATGGACGTACTCGACGTCGCGGCGCGCGCGACCGACACCGGCCCGGTGTGTTCCGCCTGCCTCGGCCGGCTCGTCGCCGACCGGAGCTTCGGGCTGTCGAACGCCGACCGCGGCTCGGCGCTCCGGGTGTCGCTCGCGCTGCGCGACGACGAGGACCACGAGCCGGTCGACACCGCGGACTGCTGGGTCTGCGAGGGGCGCTGTACCGAGTTCGACGAGTGGGCCGAACGCGCAGCCGCGGCGGTCGAGGGCGTCGAGTTCGCCACGTACAACGTCGGCACGCGCCCGCCGCCGCTGATCGAGGAGAACGAGGCGCTGCTCCGCGCGGACGCCGGTCTCGACGAGGACGCGGGCGAGCCGTTCAAATCGGAGTTCAACCGCGAGGTCGGCAAGCGGGTCGGCCGGGTCACCGACGCCGAGGTCTCCTTCGACCGCCCGGACGTCCAGTTCACGATCGACCTCGCGGAAGACGAGATCGACGCGAAGGTGAACTCGACGTTCGTCTACGGCCGATATCGGAAGCTGGAGCGCGACATCCCGCAGACGGAGTGGCCCTGCCGAGAGTGTAAGGGGTCTGGACGGCAGGGTGCGGACCCCTGCGACCACTGCGGCGGCTCCGGCTACCTCTACGACGACAGCGTCGAGGAGTACACCGCGCCGGTCGTCGAAGACGTGACCGACGGAACGGAGGCGACGTTCCACGGCGCGGGCCGCGAGGACGTCGACGCGCTCATGCTCGGCACCGGGCGACCGTTCGTGATCGAGATCGAGGAGCCGCGTCGACGGCGGGTCGACACCGACCGCCTCCAGGCCGACATCAACGCGTTCGCCGACGGCGCGGTCGAGGTCGAGGGCCTCCGCCTCGCCACCTACGATATGGTCGAACGCGTGAAGGAACACGACGCCGGCAAGCGCTACCGCGCCGCGGTGACCTTCGACGCCGACGTCGACGCCGACGCGCTCGCCGCGGCGATCGAGACGCTGGAGGGGGCGACCGTCGAGCAGTACACCCCGAACCGGGTGGACCACCGGCGCGCGAGCATCACGCGCGAGCGCGACGTGTACGAGGCGACCGCCGAACTGGAAGAGGGCGACCCCCGCCACGCGACCGTCGAGATCCGCGGGGAGGGCGGCCTCTATATCAAGGAGCTGATCTCGGGCGACGAGGGCCGGACGGAGCCGAGCCTCGCGGGCCTGCTCGGCGTCGGTGCCGAGGTGACCGCGCTCGACGTGCTCGCGGTCGAGGGCGAGGACGAACCGTTCGAGCGCGAGGAGTTCTTCCGGGAGTAACGCCCGGAACCTCCCGGCGCAGGGGCGCGGGGGACGGGCGCTCGCTCGGAGCGTGGAACCAACGGGATTTATCTGACGAGCGTCAGACGTTCGCGTATGAACGGGAGCGACGCCGACGGTGGAAGCACCGGAAAAGGCGGTGCCCGGAACGGCGGTGCTCGCGGCGGATCGAGCGACTCGACCGCGAGCGGCGGGTCGGCCGCCGTCGACTCGCCCGCGGTCGGCGAGTCCGTGATCGGCCCCGCGGTCGACGACGCGAGCGACGTCCCCGCCGCGGCCGACGTGTCGCTGAACGGCGCGGACCGGGCGGAGCGTCCCGACCGCGTCTCCTCGGTCCTCGTCGCCGTCGGTCCCGGCCCCCACTCGGGAGCCACCGTCGACGTCGCGAAGGCGATCGCTGCGGCGACGGACGCGTGGCTCGAACTGTTCCACGTCGTCCCCTCGGACGCCGCGCTCGCCGATGCCGATCCCGGCGACGACGCCACCGGAACTGTCGCCGACGCCCCGGACGACGCAGCGGACACCGACTACGACGCGGCGGGCGAGCGACTCCTCGACGCGGCCGAGTCGCGGCTCGGCGGCTTCGACCGCGCCGACCGGTGGCTCGTCGAGGACCGGACCGCGGCGGGCGCGGTCGTCGAGCAGTCGCCCTACTACGACCTGGTCGTCGTCGGCGCGCCCACGACGGGGACGGTCGGCCGGTTCGTCTTCGGCTCCACGACCGACACGGTCGTCGGCGACGCCGAGGTCCCGGTCGTCGTCGTCGAGGCCGCCGGCTCGACCGCGCTCGACGCGGAGTAGGACGCGACGGCGCACTCCCGACGACGCTTTCAACGGTTCGCGCGTTCCACTCCGTCTTTCTCTTGTCGCCCTCCGGCTTCCCTCGCGTTCGCCGGTTTCTCCGCCCGTGCTAACGGTTCTCGCGTCGGCGACAGCGTTAAATCGGTGTACATACTTGTACATCACAACGCGGAATACTACATCGGTGGACATAATGAATCTCAACGACACGGTCGAGCGCGTGACGGACGGGACGGATCTGACTGTCGACGAGGCGCGCGAGGCCGCGCGGCTCGTCTTCGAGGAGGCGACGGAGGCGCAGATCGGGGCGCTGCTCGCGGCGCTCCGCACGAAGGGCGAGACCGAGGCGGAGATCGCCGGCTTCGCGCAGGGGATGCGCGACGCCGCCCGGACGATCGAGCCGGACCGCGAGCCGCTCGTCGACACCTGTGGGACCGGCGGCGACGACTACGACACGATCAACGTCTCGACGACCGCCGCGATCGTCGCCGCGGGTGCCGGGGTGCCGATCGCCAAGCACGGCAACTACTCGGTCTCCTCCTCCTCCGGGAGCGCCGACGTGCTGGAGGTCGCGGGAGCCGACGTCGAGGCCGAACCCCCGGCCGTCGAGGACGCCATCGAGGCGGACGGGATCGGCTTCATGCTCGCGCCCGTGTTCCACCCGGCGATGAAGGCCGTCATCGGCCCGCGCAAGGAACTCGGGATGCGCACGATCTTCAACGTCCTCGGGCCGCTCACCAACCCCGCCGGTGCCGACGCGCAGGTGCTCGGCGTGTACGACCCGGACCTCGTCCCGGTCATCGCCCGGTCGCTCGCGCACATGCCGGTCGAGCGCGCCCTCGTCGTCCACGGCGCGGGGATGGACGAAATCGGGATCCACGACGACACCGTGGCCGCCGAGGTCGACGGCGACGAGGTCACGGAGTTCACGATCACGCCGGAGGAGCTCGGACTCGACCGCGCGCCGATCGAGGCGGTCGCGGGCGGGACGCCCGAGGAGAACGCCGCGGACCTCCGCGGGATCGTCGACGGCTCCGTCACGGGAGCGAAGCGCGACCTGATCCTCGCGAACGCGGGCGCTGCCATCTACGTCGCCGGCGAGGCCGACTCGCTCGAAGCGGGCGTCGAGCGCGCCGCCGAGGCGATCGACTCCGGCGCGGCCGCCGAGAAGTTCGCGGCGCTGTGCGGCGACGACGAGCCGGTCGAGGAGGGATCCGGCGTGACCGCGGAGGACGACGACTGATGGCGCGCGTGAAGATCTGCGGGATCACCGACGCGGCCGACCTCCGCGCCGCGGTCGAGGCCGGCGCGGACGCGGTCGGCGTCATCACCGAGGTCCCGATCGACTCGCCGCGCGAGGTCGACCCGGCGACGGCCGCGGAGCTGCTCGCCGACGTGCCGCCGTTCGTCACGGCGACGCTCGTGACGATGCCGGAGTCGGCCGAGCGCGCGGCCGAACTCGCCCGGACGATAGCGCCGGACGCGATCCAGCTCCACGGCGAGTGGACCGTCGACGAACTGCGGTACGTCCGCGCGGAGACGGAACGCAAGGTGTTGCTCACGGTCGACGCCGCCGACTCGGCCCGCGCGGAGGAGTTCGACGGCGCGGTCGACGCGCTGGTGATCGACTCCACCGACGATTCGGGGGCGGGCGGCACGGGCAAGACCCACGACTGGAAGGCGACCGGCGAGCTCGCCGCCCGGCTCACCACGCCCGTCGTGTTAGCAGGCGGACTCACGGCCGACAACGTCGCCGAAGCCGTGCGCGTCGCCGACCCCTTCGCGGTCGACGTCGCCTCGGGCGTCGAGATCGAGGGCGGGCGGAAGGACCACAACGCGGTGGCCCGGTTCGTCGCCAACGCGGGCCGGGAGATGGAGCTGGCATGAGCGACGACGCGGCGTCGGACGGCGACGCGTCCGTCCTCACCTCCCTCGACCGCTCGAAGGCCGAGTTCGTCGACCTCGCCGCCGACGCCGACAAACCGGTCGTGGTCCGCGCGTCGGTCTCGCTCGACGCCGACGTCACCCCGCTCGCGGCGTACGCGACCCTCGTCGGCGAGGGGCCGTACGGGTTCCTCCTAGAGTCCGGCGAGAAGGTCGCCTCCAGCGACCCCGACGGCGCGTTCACCTCGGGCGGGAAGGCCGACAGACACGCCCGCTACTCGTTCGTCGGCTACGACCCCGAGGCGATCGTCTCGATCCACCCGGACCGCACGGAGGTGACCGAACTCGGTCCGGCGGCCGAGTTCGTCGGCGACCCGGACACCGAGGAAGAGCGCCGTAGCGGCCTCGGTCCCGACGCCGGCGACGCGGTCGACCGGACCCGGGCCGCCTTCCCGGACGTGAGCCTGCGCGGGTTCCCCGACACCGACCGCCAGATCCTCTCTGGCGGCTTCGTCGGATTCCTCGCGTACGAGGCGGTGTACGACCTCTGGCTGGAGGAGGTCGGCGTCGAACGCCCCGAGACCGAGTTCCCGGACGCGGAGTTCGCCCTGACCACCCGGACCGTCGTCTTCGACGAGAAGGAGGGGAGCGCCGAACTCGTGTTCACGCCGGTGATCGGCGTCGACGACGACCCGGCCGCGGTGTACGACGATCTGGTTGCCGAGGCCGAGCGCGTCGCGACCGAACTGCGTGCGACCGGGTCGCCGGACCCGGACGGCGTCCGGGTGCGCGAGGAGACCGCGGACCCCCGCGAGGAGTACGAGGAGGCCGTTCGGACCGCGAAGCGACACGTCCTCGACGGCGACATCTACCAGGGCGTGATCTCGCGGAGCCGCGAACTGCGCGGCGAGGTCGACTCGCTCGGGCTGTACGCGGCGCTGCGCGACGTGAACCCCTCGCCGTACATGTACGTGCTGCGCCACGACGACCGGACCGTCGTCGGTGCCAGCCCGGAGACGCTCGTGTCGGTGAAAGGCGACCGGATCGTCTCGAACCCGATCGCGGGGACCTGTCCGCGAGGCACGAGCCCCGTCGAGGACCGGCGACTCGCGGGCGAGATGCTCGCCGACGGGAAGGAGCGCGCCGAGCACACGATGTTGGTCGACCTCGCGCGCAACGACGTGCGGCGGGTCTCCGAGCCGGGGTCCGTCCGCGTCGAGGAGTTCATGAACGTCCTGAAGTACAGCCACGTCCAGCACATCGAGTCGACCGTCACGGGGACGCTCGCGGGCGACGCCGACGCGTTCGACGCGACCCGCGCGACGTTCCCCGCGGGGACGCTCACCGGCGCGCCGAAGGTGCGCGCGATGGAGATCATCGACGACCTCGAAACGACGCCGCGCGGGGCGTACGGCGGCGGCGTCGGCTACTACGCGTGGACCGGCGACGCCGACTTCGCGATCGTGATCCGGACCGCGACGCTCCACGAGTCGCCGGCGGACGCGAGCGCGCCGGACGAGGCCGCCGTCACCGTCCGCGCCGGGGCCGGCCTCGTCGCCGACTCCGACCCGGCCGCCGAGTACGAGGAGACCGAACAGAAGATGGACGGCGTGTTGACCGCGATCGACCGGATCCGCGAAGACGCTGGTGGCGAGGCCGAAAGCGGCGAAGAGCCGCTCGCAACCGGCCCGGAGGGCGAGCGATGAAGGTCGTCGTCGTCGACAACTTCGACTCGTTCACCTACAACCTCGTCGAGTACGTCTCCGACCAGCGGATCGACGGCGAGCCGGTCGCCGTCGAGGTGTTCAAAAACACCGCGTCGCTCGACGAGATCGAGGCGGCGGACCCGGACGCGGTGATCGTCAGCCCCGGCCCCGGACACCCGAAGAACGAGCGCGACGTGGGCGTGACGATGCCGGTGTTGCGCGACCTCTCGACACGGGTGCCGACGCTCGGCGTCTGCCTCGGCTTGGAGGCCGCCGTCCACGAGTACGGCGGGACCGTCGGCCACGCTCCCGAGCCGGTCCACGGGAAGGCGTTCGCCGTCGACCACGACGGCGAGGGCGTGTTCCGCGGGCTCGATCAGGGGTTCCGGGCCGGCCGCTACCACTCGCTGGCGGCGACCGAGGTGCCCGACGCGTTCGAGATCACGGCCACCACCGACCACGACGGCGAGTCGATCGTGATGGGGATCCGCGGCCGCGAGCACCCGATCGAGGCGGTCCAGTTCCACCCGGAGAGCGTGTTGACCGGCTCCGGCCACGACCTCATCCGGAACTTCCTCACCGGGGTCTGAGGCGGCGGCCCGTCAGGCGTCGCCGTCGCCGGACGGGTCGTCGTCGGCTCCCACGTCCGCGGACGCGTCGTCGGTGGCGTTTTCTCCCTCCGCCGTCTCCTCTCTCTCCACCTCTTCTACTTCCTCCGTCTCCTCCTCGCCGCGTTCGTCGACCCCTCGCCCGGCGAGGCCGACGAGGTGGCTGACCTCGGGGAGGATCACCTCGTCGACGCCGAGCCGGACCGCGTTCTCGGAGCCGGGGAGACAGAACACCGGCGTCGCGGAGACGACACCGGCGGTCGCGCGCGACCCGATCGTCCGCGTCCCGATCTCCTCGTAGGAGAGCCGGCGGAACAGCTCACCGAATCCCGGCAGGCGCTTCGCGAACAGTCCGCGGACCGCCTCCGGCGTCACGTCGTCCGGCGTGACGCCCGTGCCGCCGGTGGTCACCACCGCGTCGGTGTCCTTCCGCCGGGCGAGCCGGTCGACCGTCCCCTGAACGCTGTCGTAGTCGTCGCCGATCAGCTCGCGGACGGCGATCTCGTGGCCCGCGTCCTCGAAGGCGGCCGCGACGTAGTCGCCGGCCGGGTCCTCATCCGCGCTCCGCGACGACGACACGGTGACGACCGCGACCGCGACCGAGTCGACGTCGTGGTGGTGATGGTCGTGGCCGTTCCCGTGGTCGTCGCCGTGTTCGTCGTGCCCCTCGTCGCTTCCGTGGTCGTGACTCGTCATGTCACGCAATTCGTCGCCGCGGGCAAAACACCTCGCGTTGGGGGCGGGACCGCTCCCCGGTCGGGGCCGGGCTACGGCCAGTCGTCGCGGGCCTGCTCCTCGGCCGCCTCGTCCGCGGTCTCGCCGGTCGCGAGCGTCCACCCCGCGGCCTCGGCGGCGTCCTCGACGTGGAGGAACTCCCAGCCGGTCGCCTCGGCGACGGCCTCGTCCTCGTCGTCGACCCCGACGAAGACGTGTCGGTCCGTGTCGAACTGCCCGCTGATGTTCTCCAAGCTCTCCTCGACGCCGCGCGGCCCGGAAAAGAAGTCCTGTCGCACGCGGTGTTTCCGCGTGAAGTTCGTGACGACGTAGGTGGGCTTCTCGCTGACGACGCCGACGTACTCGGTCCACTGTCGGGCGTTGCTGAACACCGCGTTGGGGTCCGCGAGCGCCTTCAGCGCTTCCAACTCGAACGCCAGCGTCATGTCGGTGGATCCGCCGCTGTCCATGCCTCCCGCTTGCTCCCCGCCGGCGAAAACAACTTCGCTTCCGCCCCGCCGCCCCCTGCCGGGGCCCGAGCGCTCGCCCGGACCCAAACTCACCGCGAGCGGACGAGGTAGTAGTCCGTGAACTTCACCACGTCGCCGTCCTCCAGAGTGCTCGTCTCCGGGGCCGTCCGCGGTCGTCCGGCGAGCTCGGCGACGACCTGCTTCTCGTCGTCGCTCAGCTCGTCGAAGTGCCGGACTCGCGCGTCGGACGGCATGCGACCGGTGCGCCGGAGTCTGAGCTGCCGGTTCGACTCCCGAATTGTCATGTGGTAACGTATATCATTATTAATCATAAATGTTTCGCAGCACTGTAACTACGGTGGGCGGTCCGTGATCGAGGAGAGAACGGGGTCGCTACGGGGCGATCCTGTGACTGCGGCGGCCGTTACTGCTCGGCCGAGGCCGGCAGGTCGTCGACTGCGAAGCCGGGTTCCATGAGGAAGTCCGCGTGGTCGCTGACGTCGCGGCCCTCGCGCATCAGCTGTTTGAACGCGGACTGCGGCGAGAGGTCGCCGATGAGCACCCCGCCGACCACCTTACCGTCCTTCAGCGCGACGCGACGCCACTCGCCGTCGGCGGTGGTCGCCTCCACGGAGTCGTCGCCGAGGGTCGGGTGGCCGAAAGAGAGGAACGGGAAGTCGAAGTGGGTGATCGAGTACGAGGAGACCCACTCGAACTCCTCGCTGCCGTAGTCGACCATGTTCCGGGCAGCGATCGTCCCCTGCTCTTTGGCGGATCCCCACGAGCCGTTCTTCGCCCGTTCGCCGAGGATGAGGTCGTTGAACGTGGTGATATCGCCCGCGGCGTACACGTTGTCGACGTTGGTCCGCATGAACTCGTCGACGACGATGCCGTCGTCGACCTCCAGCGGCGTGTCCTCGACGAGTTCGGTGTTGAAGTTCAGTCCGATGGCGACGCCCGCG belongs to Halorubrum sp. DM2 and includes:
- a CDS encoding glutamate--cysteine ligase; translated protein: MELGSREAFSRMGTLGIEEEFYIVDAEGRPTSGTDDLVYGRDPPAAVPEGFDHELFECTIEAQTETIEDPANAGEALATVREALVDHAAADGYQIAAAGLHPVAKWRELDHVRKPRYQAQLDRIQYPQHRNTTAGLHVHVGVDDADKAVWVANRLRWHCPVLLALSANSPFWNGFDTGLASARAKVFENLPNTGIPSAFDDFNAFQRYERRMVETKSIADRGELWFDVRPHTGHGTVEVRAPDAQRDPEVTLALAEYVHALVVDYAERYEDGESPPALRRELLDENKWRAIRRGHDAAFVDRDGEGTTPLGEIVDAECDRLGIDGIREVSESESGAARQRRIREASGVDALCADLLVEG
- a CDS encoding phosphoribosylanthranilate isomerase; its protein translation is MARVKICGITDAADLRAAVEAGADAVGVITEVPIDSPREVDPATAAELLADVPPFVTATLVTMPESAERAAELARTIAPDAIQLHGEWTVDELRYVRAETERKVLLTVDAADSARAEEFDGAVDALVIDSTDDSGAGGTGKTHDWKATGELAARLTTPVVLAGGLTADNVAEAVRVADPFAVDVASGVEIEGGRKDHNAVARFVANAGREMELA
- the trpD gene encoding anthranilate phosphoribosyltransferase produces the protein MNLNDTVERVTDGTDLTVDEAREAARLVFEEATEAQIGALLAALRTKGETEAEIAGFAQGMRDAARTIEPDREPLVDTCGTGGDDYDTINVSTTAAIVAAGAGVPIAKHGNYSVSSSSGSADVLEVAGADVEAEPPAVEDAIEADGIGFMLAPVFHPAMKAVIGPRKELGMRTIFNVLGPLTNPAGADAQVLGVYDPDLVPVIARSLAHMPVERALVVHGAGMDEIGIHDDTVAAEVDGDEVTEFTITPEELGLDRAPIEAVAGGTPEENAADLRGIVDGSVTGAKRDLILANAGAAIYVAGEADSLEAGVERAAEAIDSGAAAEKFAALCGDDEPVEEGSGVTAEDDD
- a CDS encoding universal stress protein, whose protein sequence is MNGSDADGGSTGKGGARNGGARGGSSDSTASGGSAAVDSPAVGESVIGPAVDDASDVPAAADVSLNGADRAERPDRVSSVLVAVGPGPHSGATVDVAKAIAAATDAWLELFHVVPSDAALADADPGDDATGTVADAPDDAADTDYDAAGERLLDAAESRLGGFDRADRWLVEDRTAAGAVVEQSPYYDLVVVGAPTTGTVGRFVFGSTTDTVVGDAEVPVVVVEAAGSTALDAE
- the trpE gene encoding anthranilate synthase component I, yielding MSDDAASDGDASVLTSLDRSKAEFVDLAADADKPVVVRASVSLDADVTPLAAYATLVGEGPYGFLLESGEKVASSDPDGAFTSGGKADRHARYSFVGYDPEAIVSIHPDRTEVTELGPAAEFVGDPDTEEERRSGLGPDAGDAVDRTRAAFPDVSLRGFPDTDRQILSGGFVGFLAYEAVYDLWLEEVGVERPETEFPDAEFALTTRTVVFDEKEGSAELVFTPVIGVDDDPAAVYDDLVAEAERVATELRATGSPDPDGVRVREETADPREEYEEAVRTAKRHVLDGDIYQGVISRSRELRGEVDSLGLYAALRDVNPSPYMYVLRHDDRTVVGASPETLVSVKGDRIVSNPIAGTCPRGTSPVEDRRLAGEMLADGKERAEHTMLVDLARNDVRRVSEPGSVRVEEFMNVLKYSHVQHIESTVTGTLAGDADAFDATRATFPAGTLTGAPKVRAMEIIDDLETTPRGAYGGGVGYYAWTGDADFAIVIRTATLHESPADASAPDEAAVTVRAGAGLVADSDPAAEYEETEQKMDGVLTAIDRIREDAGGEAESGEEPLATGPEGER
- a CDS encoding winged helix-turn-helix domain-containing protein; the protein is MTTDDSPADPEADAEESPTERTREELRKTKERLGEGADRAVKGFDDNVVDLLAWVLDTETRARIYVYLRDNPKSTSDEVADGTGLYPSTVREALAELHDEATVERGKRKAEGAGNNPYEYEAIAPSDLVRGVVGDVQAELNAVFNLDRRLGGESPDGDAEPVQISVDGGDDPAGEDDAHEDESDADESDADDDSEN
- the nth gene encoding endonuclease III; protein product: MGTPLDPREEQVAEVVDRLYEEYPDSTISLNYSNRLELLIAVILSAQCTDERVNKVCADLFETYETPEEYANASQEELAEAINSITYYNNKAKYIRSACADIAEKHDGEVPDTMSELTDLMGVGRKTANVVLQHGHDVVEGIVVDTHVQRITRRLGITEAERPEAIEQDLLDIVPERDWQQFTHLMIDHGRATCTAINPDCADCALADVCPSEKGDGDVDLASGEAW
- a CDS encoding DoxX family membrane protein gives rise to the protein MSTKNTNEFGGEIGGITLLGKAHSLSALFIVLLRATIGGMILFAGLGKVSEWPFDAAGYLANVDPASPVSGIYAAMASNAALMEFVNVFVPVTQLLIGAALITGAFVRLAAFGGAIQMMLFYLGGWSGEFLSLFGSTLVYAVVFLTVAAFGAGRVLGLDAYIENVEVGGQALVEKFPKLRYVLG
- a CDS encoding tRNA pseudouridine(54/55) synthase Pus10, with protein sequence MDVLDVAARATDTGPVCSACLGRLVADRSFGLSNADRGSALRVSLALRDDEDHEPVDTADCWVCEGRCTEFDEWAERAAAAVEGVEFATYNVGTRPPPLIEENEALLRADAGLDEDAGEPFKSEFNREVGKRVGRVTDAEVSFDRPDVQFTIDLAEDEIDAKVNSTFVYGRYRKLERDIPQTEWPCRECKGSGRQGADPCDHCGGSGYLYDDSVEEYTAPVVEDVTDGTEATFHGAGREDVDALMLGTGRPFVIEIEEPRRRRVDTDRLQADINAFADGAVEVEGLRLATYDMVERVKEHDAGKRYRAAVTFDADVDADALAAAIETLEGATVEQYTPNRVDHRRASITRERDVYEATAELEEGDPRHATVEIRGEGGLYIKELISGDEGRTEPSLAGLLGVGAEVTALDVLAVEGEDEPFEREEFFRE